From Scylla paramamosain isolate STU-SP2022 unplaced genomic scaffold, ASM3559412v1 Contig1, whole genome shotgun sequence, a single genomic window includes:
- the LOC135095800 gene encoding uncharacterized protein LOC135095800 isoform X2, which translates to MCNMTIDGATLSVTSGRLSGSLVSPGEVRAPTYCWYLLRAPPGHRVEIQIHRLVHVGVYVNSTTCRGGYVEVSDGRSMSVGGRGTSVGVEGVDGVTSLKICGEDERLHPPIVIYSDTGVATIVYRVNQQWGSPRFIAYYNFPHKSHPDTGVHHHGGTRLQYTACDWLYQDVHCTTTTTTTTSTTSSSRCLLSSPGYPGIYPSGVRCKYLLAMSSPDVTGTLAFLTVDLHPQRCSTDYIAVYAGTSTSSPS; encoded by the exons tgTGCAACATGACAATCGACGGAGCCACACTTAGCGTCACCTCAGGGCGGCTCTCTGGCTCGCTGGTGTCCCCCGGTGAGGTGCGGGCGCCTACCTACTGCTGGTACCTTCTCCGAGCCCCGCCAGGACACAGAGTTGAAATACAGATTCACAGACTTGTTCACGTTGGCGTCTACGTGAACTCTACCAC GTGTCGTGGTGGATATGTGGAGGTGTCGGATGGGCGGAGCATGAGCGTGGGCGGCCGTGGTACTAGTGTGGGCGTGGAGGGCGTGGATGGGGTGACGTCCCTCAAAATATGTGGAGAAGATGAAAGGTTGCATCCACCAATTGTAATCTACAGTGATACAGGTGTAGCTACTATTGTATacag GGTGAACCAGCAGTGGGGGAGTCCTCGTTTTATTGCATATTACAACTTTCCCCACAAGTCCCACCCAGACACCGGAGTGCACCACCACGGGGGAACCAGACTGCAGTACAcag CGTGTGACTGGCTCTACCAAGACgttcactgcaccaccaccaccaccaccaccaccagcaccaccagtagcagcaggtGTCTCCTTTCGTCACCTGGCTACCCCGGTATCTATCCCTCAGGAGTCAGGTGTAAATATTTATTGGCGATGTCCTCACCTGACGTCACTGGAACCCTTGCCTTCCTTACAGTCGATTTGCACCCACA ACGGTGCTCGACAGACTACATCGCAGTGTACGCcggcacctccacctcctccccctcatag